A window of Bacillus rossius redtenbacheri isolate Brsri chromosome 4 unlocalized genomic scaffold, Brsri_v3 Brsri_v3_scf4_1, whole genome shotgun sequence contains these coding sequences:
- the LOC134541723 gene encoding uncharacterized protein LOC134541723, translating to MSQGVVDTYGVKKWSVGPRITPPEVAETAEKVIHHNSEPKQQLLPFFSLCPAVGSMRVAKVAVTVDVDNRVCTDVDVTATEVFAIVIDDAIGICIIVVVVTATEVFAIVIDDAIGICIIVVVVTATEVFAIVIDDAIGICIIVVVVTAIIIVVVTATEVFAIVIDDAIGICIIIVVVTATEVFAIVIDDAIGICIIVVVVTAVRVLDVGCTLSIDLCVFAGVVIRICVTDWILTENVDSEKQFPRVAEKDCEQEPAEWRRRSVNRHLQSYGGGL from the exons ATGAGTCAGGGTGTTGTTGACACATATGGGGTAAAGAAGTGGTCGGTGGGGCCGAGAATAACTCCACCAGAGGTAGCTGAAACGGCTGAAAAGGTGATTCACCACAACAGCGAGCCGAAGCAGCAACTACTGCCATTCTTCAGTCTTTGCCCGGCGGTAGGGTCTATGCGAG TCGCCAAGGTTGCTGTTACTGTTGACGTTGACAACAGAGTCTGCACCGACGTCGACGTCACTGCCACCGAGGTCTTCGCGATCGTCATCGACGATGCCATCGGGATCTGCATCATCGTCGTCGTCGTTACTGCCACCGAGGTCTTCGCAATCGTCATAGACGATGCCATCGGGATCTGCATCATCGTCGTCGTCGTTACTGCCACCGAGGTCTTCGCGATCGTCATCGACGATGCCATCGGAATCTGCATCATCGTCGTCGTCGTTACTGCCATCATCATCGTCGTCGTTACTGCCACCGAGGTCTTCGCGATCGTCATCGACGATGCCATCGGGATCTGCATCATCATCGTCGTCGTTACTGCCACCGAGGTCTTCGCGATCGTCATCGACGATGCCATCGGGATCTGCATCATCGTCGTCGTCGTTACTGCCGTCAGGGTGCTCGATGTCGGTTGTACACTTTCCATCGACTTATGCGTATTTGCTGGTGTCGTCATCAGGATCTGCGTCACCGATT GGATATTAACTGAGAACGTGGATTCCGAAAAACAATTTCCAAG AGTGGCGGAGAAGGACTGTGAACAGGAGCCTGCAGAGTGGCGGAGGAGGTCTGTGAACAGGCACCTGCAGAGTTACGGAGGAGGTCTGTGA